The Novosphingobium kaempferiae genome includes a window with the following:
- a CDS encoding helix-turn-helix domain-containing protein, whose protein sequence is MATRALIPLDDDLAADAERDTERGIPIRSVTRAVAVLQAINRNGSLSMMQVAQASNVPYPTACRIVQTLIHEGLVEREPQRKFYRPTALVQSLSHGYQGDSAMVDVARPHITSLTGRIGWPVTLTKQVGGAMVLCDSTHSLTTLTFNQYHPGYSIPILACAAGLVQLAFCPEAERDKTLGMLERFGDKDTQHMLQLARDGGLLATVRASGYAARGYNRFTRNPGKTSSIAVPIMVDGQIEGALTVAFFAATIEIRKAVRDLLEPLRETAAAIGRDMARARADVPQPSVRPVLRRV, encoded by the coding sequence ATGGCTACCCGCGCGCTCATTCCGCTGGACGACGATCTTGCCGCCGATGCCGAACGCGATACCGAGCGCGGCATCCCCATCCGCTCCGTCACGCGCGCCGTCGCGGTGCTCCAGGCGATCAACCGCAACGGCTCGCTGAGCATGATGCAGGTCGCGCAGGCCTCCAACGTGCCCTACCCGACCGCCTGCCGCATCGTGCAGACGCTGATCCACGAAGGGCTGGTTGAGCGCGAGCCGCAGCGCAAGTTCTACCGCCCCACCGCGCTCGTCCAGTCGCTCTCGCACGGCTATCAGGGCGACAGCGCGATGGTGGATGTCGCCCGCCCGCACATCACGTCGCTCACCGGCCGCATCGGCTGGCCGGTGACGCTGACCAAGCAGGTCGGCGGCGCGATGGTGCTCTGCGATTCGACGCACTCGCTGACCACGCTGACGTTCAACCAGTACCATCCGGGCTATTCGATCCCGATCCTCGCCTGCGCGGCGGGTCTCGTCCAGCTCGCCTTCTGCCCGGAGGCGGAGCGCGACAAGACGCTGGGGATGCTGGAGCGCTTCGGCGACAAGGACACGCAGCACATGCTGCAACTGGCCCGCGACGGCGGCCTGCTCGCCACCGTGCGCGCCAGCGGCTACGCGGCGCGCGGCTACAACCGCTTCACCCGCAATCCCGGCAAGACCTCCTCGATCGCGGTGCCGATCATGGTCGACGGCCAGATCGAGGGCGCGCTGACGGTCGCCTTCTTCGCCGCCACGATCGAGATCCGCAAGGCCGTGCGCGACCTGCTGGAGCCCCTGCGCGAGACCGCCGCCGCGATCGGCCGCGACATGGCCCGCGCACGCGCCGACGTGCCGCAGCCTTCCGTGCGCCCCGTGTTGCGCCGGGTCTGA